Genomic window (Candidatus Megaera polyxenophila):
TTATAATAACTGTTTAGGACAAAATCTAAAAATTGAACCAGTAAGTTTATTATACTTTAAAGCGGCATCAACTGCCTTAAAATCAAATGATGATTTTTTCTATAAGCATTACTTATTTAAGCATGAACAAATTTTTGGTTACAACCATCCAAGAACAAAAGAATTATACAAATTAGCTCTCACAAAAAATAATAAAGACTAATTAACTTTTTGTTAATTCCTGTTCTATGTGAAAATTCAAGAACATTGGTATCACTTTATTAATCAGTTTCTACAAAAATTAACCCAGTAAAGTATAAGTGTCGGGTATTTAATTGGTGAGTTAATAGTTGCTAAGAAATATTTATTTAATTAGTTTTTGTTCTAGAAACCACTGAGCAAAATTTTGATCAAAGATTTTGGATTTTGTATTCAGACAATATTTATAAATTTCTTCAACGCAATATATAACATCGGACAGTGATAGTTGTCCTAGGTTATTTATTTCTATAAATTGCATAACATAATTACAGATGCTTTGAAATAAAGAGAGGTCAAAATTAGTATCAAATTTTCCTGCGGTATTAGGCATTTGTATAAATCCTTCCCGTCCTAATAACTCGTCTACCGAGCATTCAAGAATATTTGCTATTTTTAACACGGTATCGATAGTAGGGTTTTTAGATCTATCGCTTAATATATTGCGAATAGCATTAGATTGTAAACCTGCTTGGTGTTCTAAATCTCTTATGCTATGCCTGTGTTTGTTAGCATGTTCTAGTATTTTCTTTTTTAAAATTATTGTCATTAAAAATAAAAAAATGTAGTTGACATTAAATTAGACATTTGATTATTATACATATATAAACTATTTTTGTATATGTATAAGTAATACATATACACAGATAATAAATATATATTTTACGTATACCTAGTTATATATGTTTTATGTATAAAAGCAAATTAAACACTTATAAAGTAGTATAAAAAATAAGACTAGAATAAAAACGCTGACAAAGACAAAAGCCAATAAGTACCGTTCTCTCGTCAAATTGAATAAGTACTTACCGGCTTTAATAGAACAGGTAAACCCTTTTTGGGTAACCGAATTACACAATGTTTTAAACAACATAGGTAGAAGGATGATAGTATCAAACATTAATAAAAGCAATGAGAAAGTTAATATCTCGGCTTATTCTTTAGAACCGGGCAATATAGTCCCGCATAACTGGTATCATACTTTACTACGTCCTTGCGGCAAATCAGATACTACCGCTATTACTATTTTATCCGAGCTGGTATTTCTACATCGTTATAACGGAGCTACGGAGTTTCAATTAAATTTTGCTTATTTTGCCCGTAAGTTCAACTTCGGCCTTTCTCAGGTTAAAGATGCAGTAATAAGACTGGAAAAATTATCTTTACTTAAAAGAGATCTTAGAACCATTATAGTACAGGGGCGGCGTTTTACGAATGAAATGTTTCTTCTCTTAAATATATCGAACGTTCTTAAACTAAATCCCAACAATAAAACTTTCGATCAAAATAATTCTAATGGTAGCTTAGAGCTTGAGTTAAAAAAATTTCCCTTAAGCGGTAGAAAAGAACGTACTAGCTCTCTTGAATTTTCTTCGGATAATAAGATTAAGAGAGAAAATAATAAGAAATCTAGATCTGCGGGATCTAATTTTAATTCAAATAATTCTTTGGTAAAAGAACTTGGATCGACTAATCGTAGATTCGGTTTTTCTTCATTTTATCCTTTAGGTCAAGCCG
Coding sequences:
- a CDS encoding DNA-binding protein, producing MTIILKKKILEHANKHRHSIRDLEHQAGLQSNAIRNILSDRSKNPTIDTVLKIANILECSVDELLGREGFIQMPNTAGKFDTNFDLSLFQSICNYVMQFIEINNLGQLSLSDVIYCVEEIYKYCLNTKSKIFDQNFAQWFLEQKLIK